The Amycolatopsis mongoliensis genome includes a window with the following:
- a CDS encoding M1 family metallopeptidase, translated as MRGQKPVVLAAALLTGICLSSGVAAAGNDWGAAKPGSDGAGDSYYPQDGNGGYDVADYTLKVSYDPASHQLKGAQDISARATQSLSSFNLDLRGLTVDSVKVDGRGAKFSRTGDHELVVTPSRPLRRGEQFEVKIDYHGVPAPIEDPSLGNNGWQYAQAGGAFVAGEPKSATTWYPVNDTPLDKATFHLAITVPDEWGVIANGREKPSFKAPGGTTHVWAEETPIVPYMTTVAIDKWTFDRQKRSDGTPIVSAFAPGVPDSTKQAEARLPEILDFLESKFGKYPIDAAGGIFLNEQIGFSLETMSRPIYSAGWAGTVPTIVHENAHQWYGDSVAVEHWKDVCLNECFASYATWLWDEAKEGVDLNKQYADDVKKASANFWNGKLYDMGPGKEFTSVYSKGPMMLHALRNYVGEQAFSRVVKTWPSLHRDGNASMQEFQRYTEKVAHKDLQGFFDAWVYGAGKPADQYLFPGGLKPAA; from the coding sequence ATGAGGGGACAGAAACCGGTCGTGCTCGCCGCCGCACTGCTCACCGGCATCTGCTTGAGCAGCGGGGTCGCGGCCGCCGGGAACGACTGGGGCGCCGCGAAGCCGGGCAGCGACGGCGCCGGCGACAGCTACTACCCGCAGGACGGCAACGGCGGCTACGACGTCGCCGACTACACCCTGAAGGTGAGCTACGACCCCGCGTCGCACCAGCTCAAGGGCGCGCAGGACATCTCCGCGCGGGCCACGCAGTCGCTCAGCTCGTTCAACCTCGACCTGCGCGGCCTGACCGTCGACTCGGTGAAGGTCGACGGCCGCGGCGCGAAGTTCAGCCGGACCGGCGACCACGAACTGGTCGTCACGCCGTCGCGGCCGCTGCGGCGCGGCGAGCAGTTCGAGGTCAAGATCGACTACCACGGCGTGCCCGCGCCGATCGAAGACCCGTCGCTCGGCAACAACGGCTGGCAGTACGCCCAGGCGGGCGGCGCGTTCGTCGCCGGCGAGCCGAAGTCGGCCACCACCTGGTACCCGGTCAACGACACCCCGCTCGACAAGGCCACGTTCCACCTCGCGATCACCGTGCCCGACGAGTGGGGCGTGATCGCCAACGGCCGCGAGAAGCCCTCCTTCAAGGCGCCGGGCGGCACCACGCACGTCTGGGCCGAGGAAACGCCGATCGTGCCGTACATGACGACGGTCGCGATCGACAAGTGGACCTTCGACCGCCAGAAGCGGTCCGACGGCACGCCGATCGTCAGCGCGTTCGCCCCGGGTGTCCCCGATTCGACCAAGCAGGCCGAGGCGCGGCTGCCGGAGATCCTCGACTTCCTCGAGTCGAAGTTCGGCAAGTACCCGATCGACGCGGCGGGCGGCATCTTCCTCAACGAGCAGATCGGTTTCTCACTGGAGACGATGAGCCGGCCGATCTACTCCGCGGGCTGGGCCGGCACGGTGCCGACGATCGTCCACGAGAACGCCCACCAGTGGTACGGCGACTCGGTGGCGGTCGAGCACTGGAAGGACGTCTGCCTCAACGAGTGCTTCGCGTCGTACGCGACGTGGCTCTGGGACGAGGCGAAGGAGGGCGTCGACCTGAACAAGCAGTACGCGGACGACGTCAAGAAGGCTTCCGCGAACTTCTGGAACGGCAAGCTGTACGACATGGGCCCCGGCAAGGAGTTCACGTCGGTGTACTCCAAGGGCCCGATGATGCTGCACGCGCTGCGCAACTACGTCGGTGAGCAGGCGTTCTCCCGGGTCGTCAAGACCTGGCCGTCGCTGCACCGGGACGGGAACGCGAGCATGCAGGAGTTCCAGCGGTACACCGAGAAGGTCGCGCACAAGGACCTCCAGGGGTTCTTCGACGCGTGGGTGTACGGCGCCGGCAAGCCCGCCGACCAGTACCTCTTCCCGGGTGGGCTGAAGCCCGCCGCCTGA
- a CDS encoding BTAD domain-containing putative transcriptional regulator, which translates to MRVALLGPLRATDDEGTPIDIGGARLRMLLARLALDAGRAVPADALVDGLWGAEPPADAANALQSLVSRLRKALPVAVESGPGGYRLAVAREDVDAERFERLAADGRRELAAGRDTRAAELLAEALALWQGGALADVLDAPFAPAPARRLTELKAEAAEDRFEALIRLGEHAGVLADLAAAADADPLRERLAGLRIRALCAAGRQSEALGVYAEIRRTLADQLGVDPSAELQEIHLAALRGEFAPPSPVTDRLPTRLTSFVGRDDELKLLAELLGGTRLVTLAGPGGAGKTRLATEAASRHPAHARGRVWFVPLAGVRDPGDVGGALLAALEVRDIRSAETEVRRRPDLLGHAVEVLAGGEALLVLDNCEHVIDAAATLADDLLGRVPGLRILATSREPLAITGEALCPLGPLPVPAERAAPAEAAELDSTRLFLDRASAVRPDFVLDESTVDDVGQICRRLDGMPLALELAAARLRSMTPAQIAARLDDRFRLLTSGSRTALPRQRTLRAVVEWSWDLLTEPELVLARRLAVFPSSVPMDAVERVCADELLPAADVPYVLGTLVEKSIVDTVNRDGEPRYRMLETLRAYAAERLAESGERDGFRRAMAGYYVDLAERAEPLLRTGAQLAAIDTYEAESVNLTGALRVAIEMSDVDTSVRLLNGMFWYYTILGQGERAEEFIDAVLGFGDRLPPDVLAAYRAISRLSRQVPSRFPLEGVRELVDECVRTGAVGKYPGLSVALPMLAFLGGDHELAMREVRRAQAGDDTWTRSGGYWVESFLLDDTGDVEGADRARDRAHAGFLEVGDRWGTAMTLSFKANALSQAGAGESAIEVYQQGLALSMELRSPEDVVQHWWRLAVERARLGDMEGAWRDQEAAERYGQGFENPQLRAILMFGRIELCLRGGQLADARAALGEIRALAWEAAFPEGMGAEWISAFEGRLALAEHRPEEAAVHVAKAILATRDRGDMPDLAGAVELLALVRGQQGRLEEAARVLGTSALIRGRFDLGSPEVRELIAHLRAELSDARYEELIAAVRGMSKEDALAELHAAMS; encoded by the coding sequence ATGCGCGTCGCGCTGCTGGGCCCGCTGCGGGCGACCGACGACGAAGGCACGCCGATCGACATCGGCGGCGCCCGCCTCCGCATGCTCCTGGCCCGGCTCGCGCTGGACGCCGGGCGCGCCGTCCCGGCGGACGCGCTCGTCGACGGCCTCTGGGGTGCCGAGCCGCCCGCCGACGCCGCCAACGCCCTCCAGTCGCTGGTCTCCCGGCTGCGGAAAGCGCTGCCGGTGGCCGTCGAATCGGGCCCGGGCGGCTACCGGCTCGCCGTGGCCCGCGAAGACGTCGACGCCGAGCGGTTCGAACGGCTCGCCGCCGACGGGCGCCGGGAGCTCGCCGCGGGCCGGGACACCCGCGCGGCCGAGTTGCTCGCCGAAGCCCTCGCGCTGTGGCAGGGCGGCGCGCTCGCCGACGTCCTCGACGCGCCGTTCGCACCGGCGCCCGCCCGCCGGCTCACCGAACTGAAGGCCGAGGCGGCCGAAGACCGCTTCGAAGCCCTGATCCGGCTGGGCGAGCACGCCGGTGTCCTCGCCGACCTGGCCGCCGCGGCCGACGCCGACCCGCTGCGCGAACGCCTGGCCGGGCTGCGGATCCGCGCGCTCTGCGCGGCCGGGCGGCAGTCGGAGGCCCTGGGCGTCTACGCCGAGATCCGCCGCACCCTGGCCGACCAGCTGGGCGTCGACCCGTCGGCCGAGCTGCAGGAGATCCACCTGGCGGCGCTGCGCGGCGAGTTCGCGCCGCCGTCGCCGGTGACCGACCGGCTGCCGACCCGGCTGACCAGCTTCGTCGGCCGGGACGACGAGCTCAAGCTGCTGGCCGAGCTGCTCGGCGGCACCCGGCTGGTCACCCTGGCCGGGCCGGGCGGGGCGGGCAAGACGCGGCTGGCCACCGAGGCGGCGTCGCGGCACCCGGCGCACGCGCGCGGCCGCGTGTGGTTCGTGCCGCTGGCCGGCGTCCGCGACCCCGGCGACGTCGGCGGTGCGCTGCTCGCCGCGCTGGAGGTGCGCGACATCCGCAGTGCCGAAACCGAGGTGCGGCGGCGGCCGGACCTGCTCGGCCACGCCGTCGAGGTGCTGGCCGGCGGCGAGGCGCTGCTGGTGCTGGACAACTGCGAGCACGTCATCGACGCGGCCGCGACGCTGGCCGACGACCTGCTGGGCCGCGTGCCCGGACTGCGGATCCTCGCGACCAGCCGGGAGCCGCTGGCCATCACCGGCGAGGCGCTCTGCCCGCTCGGCCCGCTGCCCGTGCCCGCCGAACGCGCGGCGCCCGCCGAAGCCGCCGAGCTGGACTCGACGCGGCTGTTCCTCGACCGGGCGAGCGCGGTCCGCCCGGACTTCGTGCTCGACGAGTCCACTGTGGACGACGTCGGCCAGATCTGCCGCCGGCTCGACGGGATGCCGCTCGCGCTGGAGCTGGCCGCGGCGCGGCTGCGGTCGATGACGCCGGCCCAGATCGCCGCCCGGCTCGACGACCGGTTCCGGCTGCTGACCTCGGGCAGCCGCACCGCGCTGCCGCGCCAGCGCACCCTGCGCGCGGTCGTCGAGTGGAGCTGGGACCTGCTCACCGAGCCGGAGCTGGTGCTCGCGCGGCGGCTCGCCGTGTTCCCGAGCAGCGTGCCGATGGACGCCGTCGAGCGGGTCTGCGCGGACGAGCTGCTGCCCGCCGCGGACGTCCCGTACGTGCTCGGCACGCTCGTCGAGAAGTCCATCGTGGACACCGTGAACCGCGACGGGGAGCCGCGGTACCGGATGCTGGAGACCCTGCGGGCCTACGCCGCCGAGCGGCTCGCCGAGTCCGGCGAACGCGACGGGTTCCGGCGCGCGATGGCCGGCTACTACGTCGACCTGGCCGAACGGGCCGAACCGCTGCTGCGCACCGGCGCGCAGCTGGCCGCGATCGACACCTACGAGGCCGAATCGGTCAACCTGACCGGCGCCCTGCGGGTGGCCATCGAGATGTCCGATGTGGACACTTCGGTGCGGCTGCTCAACGGGATGTTCTGGTACTACACCATCCTCGGGCAGGGCGAGCGGGCCGAGGAGTTCATCGACGCGGTGCTCGGTTTCGGCGACCGGCTGCCACCGGACGTCCTGGCCGCCTACCGCGCGATTTCCCGGCTGTCCCGCCAGGTGCCGTCCCGGTTCCCGCTCGAAGGCGTCCGTGAGCTGGTCGACGAGTGCGTCCGCACCGGTGCGGTGGGGAAGTACCCGGGGCTGTCGGTGGCACTGCCGATGCTGGCGTTCCTCGGCGGCGACCACGAGCTCGCGATGCGCGAGGTGCGCCGCGCGCAGGCCGGCGACGACACCTGGACCCGCTCGGGCGGCTACTGGGTCGAGAGCTTCCTGCTCGACGACACCGGGGACGTCGAGGGCGCGGACCGGGCCCGGGACCGGGCGCACGCGGGCTTCCTCGAGGTCGGCGACCGCTGGGGCACGGCGATGACGTTGAGCTTCAAGGCGAACGCGCTGTCCCAGGCCGGTGCGGGCGAGAGCGCCATCGAGGTCTACCAGCAGGGGCTGGCGCTGTCGATGGAGCTGCGCTCGCCCGAGGACGTCGTGCAGCACTGGTGGCGCCTGGCCGTCGAACGCGCCCGCCTCGGGGACATGGAGGGCGCGTGGCGTGACCAGGAGGCCGCCGAGCGCTACGGGCAGGGTTTCGAGAACCCGCAGCTGCGGGCCATCCTGATGTTCGGCCGGATCGAGCTGTGCCTGCGCGGCGGGCAGCTGGCCGACGCGCGCGCGGCGCTCGGCGAGATCAGGGCGCTGGCGTGGGAGGCCGCGTTCCCGGAAGGCATGGGCGCGGAGTGGATCAGCGCGTTCGAGGGACGGCTCGCGCTGGCCGAGCACCGGCCCGAGGAGGCCGCGGTGCACGTGGCCAAGGCCATCCTCGCGACCCGGGACCGCGGGGACATGCCGGATCTCGCCGGGGCCGTGGAGCTGCTGGCGCTCGTGCGCGGCCAGCAGGGCCGGCTCGAGGAGGCGGCGCGCGTCCTGGGCACGTCGGCGCTGATCCGCGGCCGGTTCGACCTGGGCAGCCCGGAAGTGCGCGAGCTGATCGCCCACCTGCGCGCGGAGCTTTCCGACGCGCGGTACGAAGAGCTGATCGCGGCGGTGCGCGGGATGTCCAAAGAGGACGCCCTCGCCGAGCTGCACGCCGCGATGAGCTGA
- a CDS encoding ABC transporter permease translates to MTTLALDRPAPPRHISPAKGFGHALSLAWRGIMKIRKNPEQLADVTLMPIIFLVMFVYLFGGALSGSTDAYLQMVVPGIIVMNILQACLTVGTNLNTDITKGVFDRFRSMPIARSAPLIGAVLADVVRYVVCLTVLMVVATIMGYRIATSPGEFAVAILLALAFGLCFCWGSVFVGMVMKSPGAAQALMFVFIMPLTFGSNVFVQTSTMPGWLRAWADISPVSLMANALRGLMNGGAVAGPLAGALAWMAGAVIVFFPLATWAYRRRV, encoded by the coding sequence ATGACGACGCTGGCGCTCGACCGCCCGGCCCCGCCGCGGCACATCAGCCCCGCCAAGGGGTTCGGCCACGCGCTTTCGCTGGCCTGGCGCGGCATCATGAAGATCCGCAAGAACCCCGAACAGCTCGCCGACGTCACCCTGATGCCGATCATCTTCCTGGTGATGTTCGTGTACCTGTTCGGCGGCGCGCTGTCCGGCTCGACCGACGCGTACCTGCAGATGGTCGTGCCCGGCATCATCGTGATGAACATCCTGCAGGCCTGCCTCACGGTCGGCACGAACCTCAACACCGACATCACCAAGGGCGTGTTCGACCGGTTCCGCAGCATGCCGATCGCCCGGTCGGCACCGCTGATCGGCGCGGTGCTGGCCGACGTCGTGCGGTACGTCGTCTGCCTGACCGTGCTGATGGTCGTCGCGACGATCATGGGCTACCGGATCGCGACCAGCCCGGGCGAGTTCGCGGTGGCGATCCTGCTCGCGCTCGCGTTCGGGCTCTGCTTCTGCTGGGGCTCGGTGTTCGTCGGCATGGTGATGAAGTCGCCGGGCGCGGCGCAGGCGCTGATGTTCGTCTTCATCATGCCGCTGACGTTCGGCAGCAACGTGTTCGTCCAGACGTCCACGATGCCGGGCTGGCTGCGGGCCTGGGCGGACATCAGCCCGGTCAGCCTGATGGCGAACGCGCTGCGCGGCCTGATGAACGGCGGTGCCGTCGCCGGTCCGCTCGCCGGGGCGCTGGCCTGGATGGCCGGTGCGGTGATCGTGTTCTTCCCGCTGGCCACCTGGGCCTACCGCCGGCGGGTCTGA